The Pochonia chlamydosporia 170 chromosome 3, whole genome shotgun sequence genome contains the following window.
CCGGCGCAGGCTCAGACATGGCTGCTATGATATTGGCTAACGGGTGATCGTTGATAAGTATGGTGTGGCCGTAGTTGGTACCGTTGCAAGCTCAACACATGTTGCGAAATCCTTGTGTAAGTGAAGATGTGCTGTTGACAGGGATGTTTTTAAAACGACCCCAGACGGATCATGACGACATGCGTGGATTCGCATGAGAGCACTGGGCAGGCCACACACGTTATGTAAGCGAGAGCTACCCAAACTACCCTGCATTGCGATTAAAACTACCAGACACTTCCTCGACTCGATTAATTCACCGTGTGACATTTTTAATCCCCGTGCGGGTTCGGGGACTTTGGACTACAGCTTGCTGAGGTCGTTTCCTTTCCCCCTCGATGCGGCTGTATTTTTGGCTCGTTCCAAGTGGCAAACGTATGTGAACCTGTGCAAATAGTTGCATTTTGGGCACAATGCGCGAGATCATCACACTGCAACTGGGAAATCTCAGTAACTATACAGCCACGCACTTCTGGAATACCCAAGAATCATATTTCACATATGCCGGACAAGAAGAATCATTGGTAGACCACGATGTCCATTGGCGAGCTGGAGTTGGAGCTGATGGCTCCGAAACTTTCCTCCCACGGACGGTAATTTACGACCTGAAGGGCGGCTTTGGATCCCTACGAAAATTCAACGCATTGTACGGTGCGGCATTGGGTGACACTGCTGCTGATGACTCGTTATGGTAAGAAATGGATATGAAACCTGAGAGTAAACTGAGCCTGCAGAGGCTCTGTACTGCCCCAAACCTTCCCCCTTTCGATCGAGTTGAAAAACTGTGTATTTTCGCTCACGTAACTTACGTCATATTCTAGGGCTGGTCGATCGACGGTGCACAAACAGCAGCCGGTAAGGCCGAGTGCCTATCAAGAAAGTCTCGACGCCGGTACTGAACCACCTACGCTCACAACATCGAGCGTGAGGTATTGGTCAGATTTCTCCAGAGTCTATTTTCATCCAAAGTCACTGGTGCAGTTGTATGACTTCGAGCTGGATTCTACAATTCGCCCATTTGAAAGATTTGAAATGGGAAAAGAGTTGTTTGCATCATTAGATAAGGAACACGATATCCTCGACAGGGACTGGCGACCATTTGTGGAAGAGTCTGACATGATGCAAGGAATGCAAGTCTTCACCACGTTTGATGACGCCTGGGGAggctttgcttcttcatACCTGGAAGCTCTGCGAGACGAGTACCCAAAATCCTGCATCTGGGTCTGGGGAATGCAAAGTCCGGTGGTGGACGTTCCCCAAGCCAAGCGTCAGCTACGTCTATCCAACATTGCCCAAAGTTTTCATCAGGTGTATGCACAAGCGTCAATGGTTGTGCCTTTGGCCCTACCCGAATCCCAGCCACTGCCAGAAATAGAACTGGACCCTAATTCTTCATGGCatgtttcttctcttcttaCTACCGTCGCCGAGAGTGCCTTGGCCCCTGCTCGTCTGAAAGGTAGTAGCGGAGGGTCGCTCAGCGATTTGGCCCAgagcctcaacaccaacggcGGTCAGACTTTTGCCAAAGCGAGTATGTCCCTTCCCGGGAGCGATATTACCGGCGCGGAAGACAGCATGGACTTCCTCCAAATCGGGCGGGATGGCGGCAAGATCAAACATCGCCGACAGCGCATTTTTGGACAGACCACATGCTATCGTGGACCACTGTCGGACACACAGGAGTCAAAGgaggcagcaacagcaccgccTCGTCAAATAATTGGTAGTCCGGTCACAAGGAAGTATGTGCACTTAGACACCTGTCTACTCGCTTGCTCAAAGCTAATTCCTCACATAGCTACTTCACAAAGTTACAATTTCCCCTGCTGGATAGCTACCCACATATATACCGCGACATGATTGACAAGCAGAGTATAGCTGTCCGTACCGTTATCAGGACGGATACGTCATTCACGACTCGATTTAAGAATCTGAGGTCACAAACAACCCGCCTTATCGGCCTAGACGAGCGTGAAACAATAAGCAATGGCCTTGCCGAGATTGCTGAAGCCTATCAAGATGACTGGTCTAGTGGCagtgacgaagatgacgatgagtTGTGATTTCTCGAAGGCTACAGCTTAGCATAGGGACCTAGAGGGAATGACCCAAAACGACCAGTCTTCATTCATGAATGTGGCAATATCATTCCAGCAAAACTAAAGTGGCGTTACAAACAGCTCTTGTTCTAGTGAAGTCTTGCATAGCGCCCCGACCCAGTGAGCCACCCTTGTCCCTACAAAGGATGGAGTAGAAAAAGAAAGACTCGTCTATACTGAGCCGACGTAGCCTCAAGAGCCGCTTTCCATAATTTTCTAGACACTAGAATTGTCACCATGATGCAGGAATGGGGTTTTGTTGCTTATCCTTTCGTTCTTGTGTGCTGCTTGTCGCTGTCGGATAGTGGAAGCTAAATTCAAGACAGGATAGGATGTAGTATCTAGCGGCTATCTGATGAACCTGAAAAGTCGTCGCCTAGAAACAAAGCTTGCAAGCTTTGACAATATCGTACGTCAGCAGAATTGATTCTATGTGGGGGGTTCCAACCAGCACCGAGTGTTGCACATCAAACTCTTTCAGAGTTTCGCTTCGTTGGCCGGCTGACTCCATTACTATCTATCGGCAGAGTAAGTGGGGGACGGATTGGTGAGATCTTCATCGCGCATTCAACCTGCAGCCGCAACCGAAGCCTGTTGT
Protein-coding sequences here:
- a CDS encoding mtDNA inheritance protein Dml1 (similar to Cordyceps militaris CM01 XP_006671006.1), producing MREIITLQLGNLSNYTATHFWNTQESYFTYAGQEESLVDHDVHWRAGVGADGSETFLPRTVIYDLKGGFGSLRKFNALYGAALGDTAADDSLWAGRSTVHKQQPVRPSAYQESLDAGTEPPTLTTSSVRYWSDFSRVYFHPKSLVQLYDFELDSTIRPFERFEMGKELFASLDKEHDILDRDWRPFVEESDMMQGMQVFTTFDDAWGGFASSYLEALRDEYPKSCIWVWGMQSPVVDVPQAKRQLRLSNIAQSFHQVYAQASMVVPLALPESQPLPEIELDPNSSWHVSSLLTTVAESALAPARLKGSSGGSLSDLAQSLNTNGGQTFAKASMSLPGSDITGAEDSMDFLQIGRDGGKIKHRRQRIFGQTTCYRGPLSDTQESKEAATAPPRQIIGSPVTRNYFTKLQFPLLDSYPHIYRDMIDKQSIAVRTVIRTDTSFTTRFKNLRSQTTRLIGLDERETISNGLAEIAEAYQDDWSSGSDEDDDEL